CTCATCGGGTCCTGGAAGATCATTGCCACCTTGTCGCCGCGCAACTCGCGCCGCCGCGCCTCGGTGGTGGTGATCATATCCTCCCCCCTGATCCGCAACTCGCCCGAGAGGGTGGCGCCAGGGGCCGGCAGGCCGATCAGGGCCGAGGCAAGCGTGGATTTGCCGCACCCGCTTTCGCCGACGATGCCGATCACCTCGCCGGCCCGCGCCGTCAGGCTGGCGCCGCGCAGGGCCTGGACCGGCCCATAGGACAGCCGCAGGCCGGTAACTTCCAGAAGGGCACTCATGCCTGCCTCCGCTTCAGTTTCGGATCAAGCGCATCGCGCAGGCCCTCGCCCAGGAAAGTGAAGCCGATGGTTGCCAGAACCAGAGGAATACCGCCCGCGATCACCAGCGTCGGCTGCTGCCGGAGCGAGGTATAGCCGTCATAAAGGATGTTGCCCCAGGAAGGCGTTGGCGGTTTGACACCAAGGTTGAGGTAGGAGAGCCCGGCCTCAAGCATGATGACCACCGGCACATCCATGGACAGCACGATTACCAGCGGTCCGACCACATTGGGCAGGAGATGGCGCAACAGGATGCGCGCAGTCGAGGCGCCCATCGTGCGTTCGGCCTCGATGAAATCGGCGTTCTTCAGGCCCAGAACCTGCGCCCGGATCAGCCTTGCATAGCCCGGGATCGAGACCAGCACGATCACCAGCAGCAGCGTCTGGGTGCCCGGGCCTATGACGGTGATCACGGCCAGTGCGAAAAGGATCATCGGCAGGGATGAGAGGGAATCCAGCACCAGCACCAGAAGCCCGTCCAGCCAGCGCGGGCCATAGCCTGCGATCAGCCCGAGGATAAGGCCGATGGCCCCGGCGATTCCGGTGGCGCCAAGGGCGATGGCCAGCGCGTTGCGGGTTCCCATGATCAACCGCGAGAAAGTATCGCGCCCCAGCTGATCGGTTCCCGCCAGATGGGTGAGGCTCGGGCCTAGGAGCTTTGACTTCACGTCGATTTTCAGCGGATCAAAGGGGTGATCCAGGGGGCCAGAATCGCAATCAGCAGAAAGCTGCCCACCAGGATCGCGCCAACCGCGCCCATCGGATCCGACATCAGCCTGGAGAAGGCGCCTTGCGGGCGCACCCGAGAGAGGGGATCGGCGGGCGCCGGTTCAGCTGCGGAAGACATCGCGAACCCTCGGATCAAGCCGCGCGATCAGCAGATCGGCAGCAGTGACGATAAAGAGGTAAAAGGCGGTCATGAAGAGGACCGTGCCCATCACCAGCGGGTAATTCCGTTTTGCCACCGCCGAGGTGATCAGCGAGCCGATCCCGGGCCGCGAAAACACCGTCTCGACAAAGACCGCCGATGACAGGATGGAGCCGAACCCGACTGCAAGGATCGCAATGGTCGGGATGATCGCGAGGCGCAGCGCGTAGCGGGTAACGATCTTGGTCTCGGACAGGCCAAAGGCGCGGGCGGTGCGGACATGGCTGGCGCCCATCACCTCCAGCATCGAGGCGCGCACCAGCCGGGCAAGATAGCCGACCCAGGTGATGCCGATGGCAAAGGCCG
This genomic window from Gemmobacter sp. 24YEA27 contains:
- a CDS encoding ABC transporter permease, with the translated sequence MKSKLLGPSLTHLAGTDQLGRDTFSRLIMGTRNALAIALGATGIAGAIGLILGLIAGYGPRWLDGLLVLVLDSLSSLPMILFALAVITVIGPGTQTLLLVIVLVSIPGYARLIRAQVLGLKNADFIEAERTMGASTARILLRHLLPNVVGPLVIVLSMDVPVVIMLEAGLSYLNLGVKPPTPSWGNILYDGYTSLRQQPTLVIAGGIPLVLATIGFTFLGEGLRDALDPKLKRRQA